The following are from one region of the Carassius auratus strain Wakin unplaced genomic scaffold, ASM336829v1 scaf_tig00003761, whole genome shotgun sequence genome:
- the LOC113070327 gene encoding cerebellin-4-like: MKGLLCTLLLLETFVFVVQQQIDGGLAENEIHQQLSTEDRRQYPAQTDPRRDEASADSQQYCHLSFPDIHAALRELTATVTEQKANIRDLETRLRNSEKTTEQQTVILEELNKKTDGMSNLTESQVEELRKENRDREIAFSAALMESGFGHIGPFTTEITLTYRNVFTNIGNAYNPFTGIFTAPLKGAYMFSFSIFGYTTSSTTSTASIVKNGEKLVVAHGHQDQYDVNSSKGVVLILEVGDVVYVRLWSGTRIYDNQHKHNTFSGYLLFPLR, encoded by the exons ATGAAGGGTTTGTTATGTACACTGCTGCTGCTGGAAACCTTTGTGTTTGTGGTACAGCAGCAGATAGATGGAGGACTCGCTGAGAATGAGATCCATCAACAGCTCAGCACTGAGGACAGAAGACAGTATCCAGCTCAGACAGACCCTCGGAGAGATGAAGCTTCAGCTGACAGCCAACAATACTGCCATCTGAGTTTCCCTGACATCCACGCAGCACTGAGAGAACTGACCGCCACCGTCACTGAGCAGAAAGCCAACATCAGAGATTTAGAGACACGACTGAGGAACTCAGAGAAAActacagaacaacagacagtcaTTCTGGAAGAGCTGAACAAGAAAACTGATG GAATGTCTAATCTTACTGAAAGTCAAGTGGAGGAGCTGAGAAAGGAAAACAGAG acagagagatagcATTTTCAGCTGCATTGATGGAATCTGGCTTTGGACATATCGGTCCTTTCACCACTGAAATCACACTAACCTACAGGAACGTCTTCACAAACATAGGGAACGCCTACAACCCATTTACAG GTATTTTCACTGCTCCACTGAAAGGAGCGTACATGTTCAGCTTCTCTATCTTTGGTTATACTACTTCCTCAACTACATCAACTGCCTCCATTGTGAAGAACGGAGAGAAGTTGGTTGTAGCACATGGACATCAGGATCAGTATGATGTAAACTCCTCAAAAGGAGTCGTGTTGATTCTGGAGGTTGGAGATGTTGTCTATGTGAGACTTTGGTCTGGAACGAGGATATATGATAACCAGCATAAACACAACACTTTCAGTGGTTATCTACTGTTTCCCTTAAGATAA